CGCTTGGCTCGAAAAATGGTGTTTTTCCTCCCCATTAGTCCGCTGTTTCCATTTGTAGATGAGTGCTTCACTGATACCCAGCGCCTGAGCTACGTAGGTGACACTTTGCCCGTTAGCAATCATTTTTAGTACGTCTGCTTTGAAGGTCGCGTCGTATTTACGCCGTTTAAGAGGTTTGTTTTTAGG
The sequence above is a segment of the Spirosoma oryzicola genome. Coding sequences within it:
- a CDS encoding transposase; this encodes MQPKNKPLKRRKYDATFKADVLKMIANGQSVTYVAQALGISEALIYKWKQRTNGEEKHHFSSQASDALIENQRLLQRISQLEIEREI